The genomic DNA CCGCGAGCGGGAAGGACACGCCGCCGCCCACGTTGAACATGAATCGCTGCGTCGGGTACAGGTCCTCCTCCGTGAAGCCCGAGGTGGAGGACGCCGCGGTGGAGCCCTCGGAGGGAGAGGCCGCCAGGGCAGGTGCCGCGAGCGCCAAGAGACCGAGAGGCAGCAGGCGCGTGAGTCGCATGGGATGCTCCTTGGTTTGACGTGACGGACCCGCTCCCGCGGGCTCGATGAGGCACGCAGGGCGCTCGCCGCCCTTGCGCCGGGAAGGATGGGGGCCGCCCGCGAGGTCGCCCACCGCCCTCGGGGGAGTGCCGGACGGGGAGGCGGGGCGTCGCGCGAACGGGCCGAGCCCCTGGCTTCGTTCACTGGCAGGCGTCTGCCTGCGCCCACGGGGATGCTCGGCGGGCCCTGGCCCGATGCGCAGCTTGCGCCCGCCCATGGCGACTCATATCCGGAGCCCGCGCCTCGTGCTCGGTGTGGTGCTCGCGCTGGGGCTGGCGGCGTGCGCGTCCGTGCAGCCTCCTCGTTCCGAGCTGGCCGAGCGGGTGGGGCGCTCGGACCTGTCCGTGGGCGTGCTGCGCACGCGGGTGCGAGACCTGGCGCGCCGCTTCTCCGGGCTCATCGAGGCGATGGCGGATGGCCTCGCCGAACGCTCGGACTCACCCGAGGTGGCGCGGGCGATGCTCACGTTCAAGGCGAACGCGGTGCCCGCCATGCAGGGCGCGCTGTTCCATGCGGATCCCGTGGCGGCCTTGGTGGATGCCTGGGCCTTGCTCGCGCAGTTGGAGGACGCGCTGCCTGCGTGGGCGGATCGCGCCCCGCCTGAACTCCTCGCCCAGGCCACGCGCTCGCTGAAGGACATGGAGGCGCAGGTCGAGGCCCAGTGGCGGGAGGTCACCGGCCGTTCGGATGTCTCGCCCGCGCGCGCGCATGTGCACGCGTGGGCCCAGGCACATCCGCTCACGGGGCCGCTCGTCACGCGCGAGTCCACCGCGTCGCTGCTCGCCGCCGTCGCGGACGTCTCCGGCGGAGGCCTACTCCAGAGCGCGGCCGGGCTCGTCGAGGACACGCAAGAGCTCACCGCGCGCGTGGACCTCTACGCCGCGAGCCTGCCGCGTCAGGCGCGATGGCAGGCGGAGTTGGTGGCGGTGGACGCGCTGGAGTCGCCCGCGCTGCGCACCTCCGTCTCCGAGCTGTCGCGCACGGTGGACATCCTCGCCAGCATGGGGGAGCGGATGGCGGACCTGCCCGCCCTGGTGGATCGCGAGCGCGTCGCCGTGACGGCGGCGGTCGACCGCGAGCGCGTGGCGCTCCAGGAGTTCCTCACCGGGGAGCGGCAAGCGGTGCTCGCGGACCTGAGCGGTGAGCGCGTCGCCATCATGGTGGGGCTGCACAGCGAGCGCGTGGCGACGCTGGAGCAACTCGACGGAGTGGGACGCGGGTGGGTGGAGCAGTCGTTCGCGAGCGCCACGCGGTTGGTGGATCGCGTCTTCTTGTGGCTGTTCGCGCTCGTGGGGCTGGGCCTCGCCGGTGGCTTCGTGGTGGGGCTCGTGCTCGTGCGCGCGTGGCGTCAGGCGGGGCGACACCAGGGCTGAGTGGCTCGCCTGTCCATCCCCGGACGCTGGAGCGGAGGTCCGCTCGCGTGCCTGGCTCCTGGCGGTCGCACTGGTGGGAGGGGCGGGCAGGGCACGCGGGGCCTCTTCGTGAGGCGGGTCGCTTGTCGGTGCCTGACGCGAGCCCAACCATGAAGCATGCCGCCCCCTGGGGCGCGATTCCCGATGACGACGAGGTGAGCCATGGCCCTGCACAGCAAGGACGAAGCGGAGCACGCGGAGTTCGATGACGTCTATGCGTCCACGGACCTGTCCGTCGCGATGCCCAAGTACCGCATGCCGGACGATGAGCACAGCGCCGCGCATGCCTACGCCGTCGTGCACGACGAGCTGATGCTGGACGGCAACTCCCGTCAGAATCTGGCCACGTTCTGCCAGACGTGGAGCGAGCCGGAAGTCCACAAGCTCATGGACGAGTGCCTCGACAAGAACATGATCGACAAGGACGAGTACCCGCAGACCGCGGAGATTGAAACGCGCTGCGTGAACATGCTCGCCGACTTGTGGCACTCGCCGGAGGCCGCGAACGCGATGGGCTGCTCCACCACGGGCTCCAGCGAGGCGGCGATGCTGGGCGGCCTCGCGATGAAGTGGCGTTGGCGCAAGCGCCGCGAGGCGGAGGGCAAGCCCACCGACAAGCCCAACCTCATCTGCGGCCCGGTGCAGATCTGCTGGCACAAGTTCGCGCGCTACTTCGACGTGGAGCTGCGCGAGGTGCCCATGGCGCACGGCCGGATGATGCTGTCGCCCGAGGAGGTGCTGAAGCGCTGCGACGAGAACACCATCGGTGTGGTGCCCACGCTCGGGTTGACCTTCACGCTCCAGTACGAGCCTGTCGAGGCCATCAGCCAGGCGCTCGATGATCTCCAGAAGCGCACGGGCCTGGACATCCCCATCCACGTGGATGCGGCCAGCGGCGGCTTCCTCGCGCCCTTCATCCACAAGGATGTCGTCTGGGACTTTCAGCTCCCGCGCGTGAAGTCCATCAACACGTCGGGCCACAAGTTCGGCCTGACGCCGCTGGGATGCGGGTGGGTCGTCTGGCGCGACCGCGTGGACCTGCCGCAGGAACTCATCTTCTGGGTGAACTACCTGGGCGGGAACATGCCGACCTTCGCGCTCAACTTCTCGCGGCCCGGCGGGCAGATCGTCATCCAGTACTACAACTTCCTGCGCCTGGGCCGTGAGGGCTACCGCAAGGTGCAGCAGTCGTGCGCGGACGTGGGCCAGTACCTCGCGCGGGAGATCGCCAAGGCCGGTCCGTTCGAGATCGTCTACGACGGCAAGGGCGGCATCCCGGGCGTGTGCTGGAAGCTGAAGGATGGCGCCAAGCCGGGCTACACCTTGTTCGACCTGGCGGACCGGCTGCGTGAGCGCGGCTGGCAGGTGCCCGCGTACTCACTGCCCAAGGACTGCCAGGACATTGTCGTGCAGCGCATCCTCGTGCGCCACGGCGTCAGCATGGACCTGGCGAGCATGCTGATGAACGACATCCGGACCAGCCTGGAGTTCCTCCGCAAGCACCCGGTGGCCAAGTCGCTGTCCGCGGCCGAGGGCTCGGGCTACCACCACTGAGTCACGGGGCGGGGGGGACGGCGCGCTCAGTCGTCCCCCCCGCGCTCCGCCTTCCACGGGAGCTTCATGTCTCGGCCGTTGCCCGCGCGCGCGAGTGCCAGCGCCAGCCGCGCTCGCTTCTGGGCGGGCAGCTCCTTGGCCAGCGCCGCGTACAGGTCGCGGTCCATCGCGAGAATCTGCGCGCGCGCCTCGAAGGCTCGCTGGGCCGCGGCGTCGGCCTGAGCCAGCGCTGCGTTGTCGCCCTGGGCCGCGAGGATGAGCGTGCGCGCGGCCTCGCGCACCTGCTCGCGCAAGGGCCGGCGCTTCTCATCGAAGCGTCGCAGCGTGTCCTCCACCTTCAGCGCTTGGGCGTTGTCCAACTCCAGCGCGTCCGTCAGCTCCAGCACGCGACGCAGCCGGCTGCGCTGCTCGGAGCGCTCCAGTCGCTCCGCGCGGCGTTCTTCACGCCGCTCCTCGCGTGGGGTCGCCATCGGCGCCTGGGCCCAGACCATCGTCGGCAGCAGCACCGTCGCCGCCAGCACCACGCCTCTCATCGTCGTCCTCACAGCGTCTCTCCCATGTCCAGGTCCAGGCTGCCGTCCTCGTCGTCCCAGGGCAGGCCGTCGTCGGTCTCCAGCTCGTCGGTCAGCGGTTCCAGGCCCGCCCAGGCCTCGAAGTCCGCCACCGTCTGCGTATCCACCGGCTGCGCCGGCGAAGTGGCCTCCACCGGAGGCGTGGGCACCACCGGCCGAGGCGCCAGCGGCGAGTGGCCCGTGACGGCGAGCATCAGTGCCACGCCCGCCGCCGCGGCCATGAGTCCTCCCGCCGCGCGTCGCCATCCGTCCCGGCGTGAGCGCTCGCGTCGCCACGCGGCCTGGGTCCGTGCGGGCAGGGCCTCCCACTCGCGCGCCTCGGCGGGGCTGCGCGCCGGGAGCGCGACCAGGCCCAGCACTTGGGCGGCCTCGGCGGCTTCGGCGCGGCAGGCGGCGCACGTCTCCAGGTGCGCGCGCACCTGCGCGGCCTCCTCGCCTTCCAGCGCTCCCGCCGCGTGGAGGCTCAATCGTTCCTCGTACTCCGCGCACGCACCCATCACGCGCTCCCCTCGTTCAGCTCCGTCACGCTCGCGCGCAGGCGCTTCACCGCGTGGTGGAACTGCACCTTCGCATTGTTCTCGGTGATGCCCAGCGTCTCGGCGATGTCCTTGAACGGCAGCTCCCCGTCCACTCGCAACGTCAGGACCTCGCGTTGGCGGTGGGGCAGGGTGAGCACCGCCGCGCGCACCCGCCGCGCCCGCTCGGCGCGCTCGAGCGCCTCGTGCGCGCCCTCCGTGCCGTCCGCGGCCACGTCATCCGCCACCGCCTCCACCAGCACCGGGCGCCAGCGCAGTCCCTGGCGCGCGTGGTTCTTCGCCAGGTTGAGCGTCACGCGCACCAGCCACGCGCGGAACGGCGCGGACGTGAGCGGCGTGAAGCGGGCGAACACCCGACGCGAGGCCTCCAGCGCGCGAAGGAACGCCTGCTGCGCCAGGTCCGAGGCGTCCTCCGGGCGCGTCACATAGCGGCGCACCAGCGAGAGGACGAGCGTGCGGTGCCGCTCCACCAGCCGGCCGAACGCGGCCGAATCCCCCGCCAGGAAGGCCTCACACAGGGCTTCGTCGGAGGGCGGGTCCACCCGTCCTCCCGCCACTGCCGCCAGCCCTGGGTGTGTGCCACTCACGCCGCCTTCAACCCGCCATGGGGGCAAAAGGTTATTTCCGCTGCATTTCCGCGCCGCCCGAGCGCCGGAGAGTGGCCACTGTCGCACGTTGGCTCGGACTGGAAGGCAGGGTGATTGCCGCCTGTCCGGACGCTCGGGGACACTCCGGCGGACCCTCGCTGGACCCGAGGAGGGGGCATGGATGCCAGAGGGACAGGCTCACGCATCAAGGGAGGCGTGCTCGTCTCCCGGCTGAACATGCTGCGCCAACTGGGAGGACAGGCCCGCGTGGATGAGGTGCTCCGCCGCCTCCCCCCGGAGGACCAGGCCATCCTGCGCACGCTCCTCGTGCCCGCGGCGTGGTACCCGCTGTCGCTGAACCTGCGCCTGGACGCGACCATCGCCGAGGTGGTGTCACCCGAGGACACCCCCCGGGCCTTCGTGGACATGGGCCGCGCCTCCGCCGAGGAGAACCTCCACGGCGCGCACCAGGTCTTCCTCCGGCCCGGGGATCCGCACTTCCTCTTGAGCCAGGCGCCGCGCATCTACCGGTTCTATTACGCGGTGGGCTCGCGCGAGTACGAGAAGACGGGGCCCAACTCAGCGGTGCTGCGCACGCTCGGCGCGGAGAGCGTCACCGCCACGGACTGCCTCACCGTCGTCGGCTGGCACGAGCGCGCCATCGAGCTGTCTGGCGGGCGCGACGTGCGCGTGGCCCATCCGGTGTGCCGAGCGCTCGGCGCGGCGCATTGCGAGTACACGTGCGCGTGGCGCTGACGGACTCAGGCCGGCGCGGGCTCGTCCTCGGCGGGCAGCGGGTGCTGGCGCAGGTAGCGCAGCACGTCGTCCAGGTGACGGTACACGCGCACCTCGTGGTGGATGATGTGCTCCACGAGGCCCGCGGGGGACAGGATGTACGTGACGCGCCGGTCCACGTTGAGCACGGGCCACAGCACGTCATAGGCGCGGCTGATGCGCCGGTCCTCGTCGCCCACCAGGGCGAAGTGGATGTCCTCCTGCTGCGCGAACTCGCACTGCGTCTTCACGGTGTCCACCGAGACGCCCACCAACTCCGCGCCCAGCCCTCGAATCAACTCGTGGTTGTCTCGAAACGCACGGTTTTCGATGGTGCAGCCGATGGTGAATGTCTTGGGGAAGAAGAAGAGGACGACGCGTCGCCCGCGCAGGGCGGACAGGTGCACGGGCTGCCCGTGACAGTCCGTCGCGGCGAAGTCCGGCGCGAGGTCTCCAATGGCAATCATGCGATTCCGGCTCCTGGGGCAACCCGGCGGGCCACCCCTACCACGTTTCGCGCACGTTCCGACGACGGCATTCGCGCGTGTGTCGGGCGGAAAGTTTTCTGATTAAGGTCCGCCGCCGTGTCGCCTCCCAGGGACGTCCCCGCCCCGCAGCCTTCCGCCCAACAACTGGCCCGAGCCCTGGGTGTCACACGCGTGGCGCGAGTCACCGGGCTCGACCGCACGGGCGTCGAGGTGGCGTGCGCGGTGCGCCCGGGCGGCCATGTGCTCCAGGTGTGCAATGGCAAGGGTCGCTCGTTCGCCGAGGCGGCCTGGGGCGCCCTGCTGGAGACGGCGGAGCTGTGGGCGGCGGAGACGGTTCCGCAGGAGCGCCTGCGTTGGGGCGCTCGGGCCCACCTGGAGGGGCGGCTGGGGACGCTGTGGGGCGCGGACCGGCTGGGTTCGGCCGGCGCGGTGGTGGTGCCTCGGCTGTGGAACGACCGGGTGAGTTGTGCGTGGCGCGAGGCCACGGACCTGGGCTCGGGCGAGCCGGTGTGGGTGCCCGCGCAAGGCGTGTATTGCCCGCCCGCGGGGGCGACGGCGCTCGGTCCCGTGGCGGTGGCGTGGACGAGCAATGGCTCGGGCGCGCATCCGGAGTCCTCGCGCGCGCTGCTGCATGCGTTGTGCGAGGCCATCGAGCGGGATCAGCTCGCGCGGGCGTTGCCGGACGGTTGGACGGAGGAGGGGGTGATGCGGCGGCTCTTGCAGCCCAAGGGGCTGGAGACCGCGGCCCCTCGTGCGGCGGAGCTGGTGGCGTCGCTGCGGGAGCGAGGCTTCGACGCCTACCTCTTCGATGCGACCCCGCCCGGGCGAACGTCGGGCACGGTGGGGCTGCCCGTGGCGGCGGCGGTGCTGGTGGACCGGGACGGCGGGCCGGTGCCGCTCACCGCGGGATATGCCTGCGCGCTCCGGCGTGACGACGCGCTGTGCAAGGCGCTGCTGGAGGCGGCCCAGTCGCGGCTGACGGACATCCACGGCGCCCGTGAGGACGTGGCCGCGACGGATCGCGAGGCGGCGCTGGGGTTCGCGCAGGCGCTCGCGGAGGTGGTGCCGGGGCGGGCGGCGCGCGAGGTGCCGGACTTGCCAGCCGAGGCCGCGCGTCCGGTGGCGGCCCAGGTGAAGCGGGTGCTCGCGCGGCTGGCTCGGGCGGGCTTCCGGGACGTGGCCGGCGTGGCGATGGATGCACCCGTGCCGGGCCTGCACGTGTGGAAGGTGATCATCCCAGGCATGCGGGTCTCGGAGCTGCTGTGAAGCGTCGCGAAGGGGAACTGGTCGTCTTCCTGGGGCCGTCGCTGCCCGTGGCGGAGGCGCGGAGGCTCGCGCCGGGCTGCACGGTGTTGCCGCCCGCGCGCCAGGGTGATGTGTGGCGGGCGATGTCGCTGCGGCCCCGAGTCATCGCGCTCATCGACGGCGTCTTCGAGTCCCAGCCCTCCGTCTGGCACCACGAACTGCTGGCCGCGATGGAAGAGGGCGTGGCCGTCTTCGGCGCCTCCAGCATGGGCGCGCTGCGCGCCGCGGAGCTGGCCCCGCACGGCATGGTGGGCGTGGGACAGATTTTCGCGTGGTACCGCGACGGCGTCGTGGTGGACGACGCGGAGGTGGCGCTGCTCCACGCCGACGCCGAGCACGACTGGCGCCCGCTCACGTTGCCGCTCGTCAACGTGCGGCACGCGGCGGCGTGTGCTCGCAAGGCGCGTGCACTGGGCCCCGCGGCGGCCCGTGCGCTCGTGGAGGCCGCGGGCGCGCTGTTCTACCAGGACCGCACCTGGCCCCGCGTGCTGGAGGCCGTGCGGCCCGCCTGGTCCGCGGCCTCGCTCCGTGCGTGGGACGCGTGGTTCGCGCGTGGCGTGGAGGACCTCAAGCGCAAGGACGCCATCGCCTGCCTTCAGGCCGCGCGCGAGTTCGTCGCCTCGGCGCCCGCTCCGAGCCCGGGGCCGCGCAGCAACCCGTCCTCGCTGGTGCGGCGGCGTCGGCTCCTGGAGGACGTGACGCGGGTGGGGGGGCGGGCGGTGGAGTCCGCTCGGGTATTGGACCTGTTGCGTCGGGCGCCGGACGCCTCGGCCTGGGCGGAGGCGGGGCTGCGTCGGGCGCTGCTCACGGCCTGGGCGCGGACGCTGGGCCTGGTGGCCACGGACGACGAGGTGGCCGCCGAGGAGGCCGCGTGGTGGCGCGAGCGGGGCGTGCGTCCGGCTCGACGCGCCGCGTTCCTCGCGGCCTGCGGCCTGGATGGCGCCGGGGTGAGGCGGCTGTGCGAGGAGCTTGCCCTGGAGCGGCTCGCGCTGGCGCATGCGTCGCGGTTGCTGCCGGATGGGCCGTCTTGGGACGAAGCCTTGGCCACCGAGGCGCGCCTGCGGGGGCACTGGGAAGAGGCCGCGCGCGCCCTGGCGGAGGCCGACGCGCAAACACCTGATTCGCCGGACGTGGACTGAGGCGTCCCGGCTCGAAAAGATCCCACCAGGTTGGGTTCGCGTACGCGATGACCCACCCTGGCAGGTGGTGAAGAAAACGTGACAAGCCCGTATGAGTAGATAGGGT from Myxococcaceae bacterium JPH2 includes the following:
- a CDS encoding glutamate decarboxylase, giving the protein MALHSKDEAEHAEFDDVYASTDLSVAMPKYRMPDDEHSAAHAYAVVHDELMLDGNSRQNLATFCQTWSEPEVHKLMDECLDKNMIDKDEYPQTAEIETRCVNMLADLWHSPEAANAMGCSTTGSSEAAMLGGLAMKWRWRKRREAEGKPTDKPNLICGPVQICWHKFARYFDVELREVPMAHGRMMLSPEEVLKRCDENTIGVVPTLGLTFTLQYEPVEAISQALDDLQKRTGLDIPIHVDAASGGFLAPFIHKDVVWDFQLPRVKSINTSGHKFGLTPLGCGWVVWRDRVDLPQELIFWVNYLGGNMPTFALNFSRPGGQIVIQYYNFLRLGREGYRKVQQSCADVGQYLAREIAKAGPFEIVYDGKGGIPGVCWKLKDGAKPGYTLFDLADRLRERGWQVPAYSLPKDCQDIVVQRILVRHGVSMDLASMLMNDIRTSLEFLRKHPVAKSLSAAEGSGYHH
- a CDS encoding TIGR02265 family protein, yielding MDARGTGSRIKGGVLVSRLNMLRQLGGQARVDEVLRRLPPEDQAILRTLLVPAAWYPLSLNLRLDATIAEVVSPEDTPRAFVDMGRASAEENLHGAHQVFLRPGDPHFLLSQAPRIYRFYYAVGSREYEKTGPNSAVLRTLGAESVTATDCLTVVGWHERAIELSGGRDVRVAHPVCRALGAAHCEYTCAWR
- a CDS encoding peroxiredoxin; translated protein: MIAIGDLAPDFAATDCHGQPVHLSALRGRRVVLFFFPKTFTIGCTIENRAFRDNHELIRGLGAELVGVSVDTVKTQCEFAQQEDIHFALVGDEDRRISRAYDVLWPVLNVDRRVTYILSPAGLVEHIIHHEVRVYRHLDDVLRYLRQHPLPAEDEPAPA
- a CDS encoding zf-HC2 domain-containing protein, with the translated sequence MGACAEYEERLSLHAAGALEGEEAAQVRAHLETCAACRAEAAEAAQVLGLVALPARSPAEAREWEALPARTQAAWRRERSRRDGWRRAAGGLMAAAAGVALMLAVTGHSPLAPRPVVPTPPVEATSPAQPVDTQTVADFEAWAGLEPLTDELETDDGLPWDDEDGSLDLDMGETL
- a CDS encoding chemotaxis protein — protein: MATHIRSPRLVLGVVLALGLAACASVQPPRSELAERVGRSDLSVGVLRTRVRDLARRFSGLIEAMADGLAERSDSPEVARAMLTFKANAVPAMQGALFHADPVAALVDAWALLAQLEDALPAWADRAPPELLAQATRSLKDMEAQVEAQWREVTGRSDVSPARAHVHAWAQAHPLTGPLVTRESTASLLAAVADVSGGGLLQSAAGLVEDTQELTARVDLYAASLPRQARWQAELVAVDALESPALRTSVSELSRTVDILASMGERMADLPALVDRERVAVTAAVDRERVALQEFLTGERQAVLADLSGERVAIMVGLHSERVATLEQLDGVGRGWVEQSFASATRLVDRVFLWLFALVGLGLAGGFVVGLVLVRAWRQAGRHQG
- a CDS encoding YcaO-like family protein, producing the protein MSPPRDVPAPQPSAQQLARALGVTRVARVTGLDRTGVEVACAVRPGGHVLQVCNGKGRSFAEAAWGALLETAELWAAETVPQERLRWGARAHLEGRLGTLWGADRLGSAGAVVVPRLWNDRVSCAWREATDLGSGEPVWVPAQGVYCPPAGATALGPVAVAWTSNGSGAHPESSRALLHALCEAIERDQLARALPDGWTEEGVMRRLLQPKGLETAAPRAAELVASLRERGFDAYLFDATPPGRTSGTVGLPVAAAVLVDRDGGPVPLTAGYACALRRDDALCKALLEAAQSRLTDIHGAREDVAATDREAALGFAQALAEVVPGRAAREVPDLPAEAARPVAAQVKRVLARLARAGFRDVAGVAMDAPVPGLHVWKVIIPGMRVSELL
- a CDS encoding sigma-70 family RNA polymerase sigma factor gives rise to the protein MDPPSDEALCEAFLAGDSAAFGRLVERHRTLVLSLVRRYVTRPEDASDLAQQAFLRALEASRRVFARFTPLTSAPFRAWLVRVTLNLAKNHARQGLRWRPVLVEAVADDVAADGTEGAHEALERAERARRVRAAVLTLPHRQREVLTLRVDGELPFKDIAETLGITENNAKVQFHHAVKRLRASVTELNEGSA